The proteins below are encoded in one region of Neoasaia chiangmaiensis:
- the flgC gene encoding flagellar basal body rod protein FlgC, with translation MNLSGAIGVSASGMDAQAQRLRVVAENLANQDTTGSTPGADPYRRKTITFSEAIDAETGASNVQVSEIGRDQSDFQTRFDPSHPAADARGYVKVANVDTMVEMMDMHEAQRSYEANLNTMQVTRSMLSRTLDLLK, from the coding sequence ATGAATCTTTCCGGTGCAATCGGCGTCTCGGCCAGTGGGATGGATGCGCAGGCCCAGCGCCTGCGCGTGGTCGCCGAGAATCTTGCCAATCAGGACACGACGGGTTCCACGCCTGGCGCCGATCCCTATCGCCGCAAGACGATCACCTTTTCGGAAGCCATCGATGCGGAAACCGGCGCCAGCAACGTGCAGGTCAGCGAGATCGGGCGAGACCAGTCTGATTTCCAGACGCGTTTCGATCCTTCGCACCCCGCCGCCGATGCACGCGGATACGTCAAGGTCGCCAACGTCGATACCATGGTGGAGATGATGGACATGCACGAAGCCCAACGATCCTACGAGGCCAACCTCAATACGATGCAGGTCACCCGCTCCATGCTGTCGCGCACACTGGACCTTCTGAAATGA
- a CDS encoding flagellar basal body rod protein FlgB, producing MLNADIAMTRVGAGQNTTGGTDLLALGQNRMAWLQTRQQVLASNVANADTPDYTPRDVTPFQPSLNADDVTPVRTNPAHIGDGDGSAETMARPSPERALDGNRVSLEHEMEQIADVSDQQHLVVNLYGKYMNMFQTVLGK from the coding sequence ATGCTGAATGCCGATATCGCCATGACCCGTGTCGGTGCGGGACAGAACACCACGGGCGGAACGGATCTTCTGGCGCTCGGCCAGAACCGCATGGCCTGGTTGCAGACCCGGCAGCAGGTTCTCGCCAGCAACGTGGCGAATGCCGACACACCGGACTACACGCCTCGTGATGTCACGCCATTTCAACCGTCGCTGAACGCGGACGACGTAACGCCGGTACGGACCAACCCTGCCCATATCGGCGATGGCGACGGAAGCGCCGAAACGATGGCAAGGCCCTCGCCCGAGCGGGCGCTGGACGGCAACCGCGTCTCGCTTGAGCACGAGATGGAGCAGATTGCCGATGTCAGCGACCAGCAGCATCTGGTCGTCAATCTCTACGGTAAATACATGAACATGTTCCAGACCGTGCTTGGCAAATAA
- a CDS encoding flagellar biosynthetic protein FliO produces MAISEILQSCAALLAVVAILLSVRPLLRRVNALRSSGLNGAINVQGALNLDRNRRLMLIDCDGARALVLIGGTRDIVLPWPPGEKSSP; encoded by the coding sequence ATGGCGATTTCTGAAATATTGCAGTCTTGTGCTGCCTTGCTGGCTGTCGTGGCAATCCTGTTGTCGGTTCGGCCCCTGCTGCGCCGTGTCAATGCCCTGCGCTCATCCGGTTTGAATGGCGCGATCAATGTGCAGGGCGCCCTGAACCTGGACCGCAACCGGCGGCTGATGTTGATCGACTGCGATGGCGCACGTGCGCTGGTGCTTATAGGTGGAACGCGCGACATCGTCCTGCCATGGCCCCCTGGCGAGAAGTCATCGCCATGA
- the fliP gene encoding flagellar type III secretion system pore protein FliP (The bacterial flagellar biogenesis protein FliP forms a type III secretion system (T3SS)-type pore required for flagellar assembly.): MKRLIVILGLGMMVWPHYGWAQSLSLDFGQGGPGTTSRLVQLTALITLLSLAPSLLVMVTAFTRIVIVLSLLRSALGTQGTPPNTVLIGLSLFLTLFVMQPVLDRSWTKGLSPMMTGRMTEMDGLRAAAEPFRSFMAVHARREDLSAFLNMAHLPSPARAVETPWRVLIPAFMVGELRRGFEMGFLLYLPFLVIDLVVSSVLMSLGMMMLPPSTVSLPFKLIFFVLVDGWQLVAGSLVRSFGMG; encoded by the coding sequence ATGAAACGCCTGATCGTTATTCTGGGCCTGGGGATGATGGTCTGGCCGCATTACGGCTGGGCGCAGTCGCTCAGCCTCGATTTCGGTCAGGGCGGTCCGGGGACGACAAGTCGCCTCGTGCAGCTGACGGCGCTCATCACGCTGCTGTCACTTGCGCCCAGCCTGCTGGTGATGGTCACGGCGTTCACGCGAATCGTCATCGTTCTGTCGTTGCTGCGGAGCGCGCTCGGCACACAAGGCACGCCGCCGAACACGGTTCTGATCGGCCTTTCGCTTTTTCTCACGTTGTTCGTCATGCAGCCTGTTCTCGACCGGTCATGGACGAAGGGGCTGTCGCCGATGATGACGGGACGCATGACGGAAATGGATGGACTGCGCGCCGCAGCCGAGCCGTTTCGGAGCTTCATGGCGGTGCATGCGCGCCGGGAGGATCTGTCGGCCTTCCTGAACATGGCGCATCTGCCGTCCCCGGCGCGAGCCGTCGAGACACCATGGCGCGTCCTGATTCCGGCGTTCATGGTCGGGGAGTTGCGACGGGGTTTCGAGATGGGCTTCCTGCTCTATCTGCCGTTTCTCGTCATCGATCTGGTGGTATCCAGTGTGTTGATGAGTCTGGGCATGATGATGTTACCGCCCAGTACGGTATCCCTGCCGTTCAAGCTGATCTTCTTCGTGCTTGTGGATGGCTGGCAGCTCGTGGCGGGCAGTCTGGTTCGTAGCTTCGGGATGGGCTAG
- a CDS encoding gamma-glutamyltransferase, with amino-acid sequence MAVRTLAGLAAGSLAGCAVLPPGFDVLGGGKHTDTVLTGYVGTVVADEPQAALTGRDVLAHGGNAADAATATALALSVTLPSRASLGGGGACIAARPGEAPQSFLFLPAAPQNAASSAPAGARPAAVPMTPRGLFLMQLRYGSVEFADTMQPAIALARNGITVSRAFGADLAAVHNALLADETARNTFTRAEDAVLQDGDALSQPQLANFLERISHVGVGDLYNGALGAIYAESASAAGGALDVAALRTALPAQVPSLQVTSGRNTAYFLPPPADGGYGAASMVRNGGSAQGAVAAWRAAHAAGGNSTDLVAAAQAALDSGARGNGALGALPASTSLVVTDRQGGAVACALTDGNLFGTGRVAPGTGVVIGASPAHGPQPLLGAAIVQSRGTLRGALASSGQNDAADALGAGTQAVLQDAALPHEGSGRLNAAVCRGGTCIGETDPRGTGLATGDDR; translated from the coding sequence ATGGCCGTCCGAACGCTTGCAGGCCTGGCTGCGGGATCACTGGCCGGATGCGCCGTGCTTCCGCCCGGTTTCGATGTACTCGGCGGCGGCAAACATACCGATACGGTTCTGACCGGCTATGTCGGCACGGTCGTCGCGGATGAGCCACAGGCGGCCCTGACCGGGCGCGACGTGCTGGCGCATGGCGGCAACGCAGCCGACGCCGCAACCGCCACCGCCCTGGCCCTTTCCGTCACGTTGCCTTCCCGCGCGTCCCTGGGTGGCGGCGGCGCATGCATCGCCGCGCGCCCCGGTGAAGCACCACAGTCCTTCCTGTTCCTGCCTGCCGCGCCGCAAAACGCTGCGTCGAGCGCGCCGGCCGGCGCCCGGCCGGCAGCCGTGCCCATGACGCCCCGCGGTCTTTTCCTCATGCAACTACGCTACGGTAGCGTCGAGTTCGCCGATACGATGCAGCCGGCCATCGCTCTGGCGCGGAACGGAATCACCGTCAGCCGTGCCTTCGGCGCCGATCTGGCAGCCGTCCACAACGCATTGCTGGCCGACGAAACCGCACGCAACACGTTTACGCGCGCCGAAGACGCCGTGTTGCAGGATGGCGACGCCCTGTCGCAGCCGCAGCTAGCCAACTTCCTCGAACGCATCAGCCATGTCGGCGTCGGCGATCTGTATAATGGCGCCCTGGGTGCAATCTATGCCGAATCCGCATCCGCCGCCGGAGGCGCCCTTGATGTCGCCGCGCTGCGCACGGCCCTGCCGGCACAGGTGCCTTCATTACAGGTCACGTCCGGTCGCAATACGGCCTATTTCCTGCCACCGCCTGCCGATGGTGGTTACGGTGCCGCCAGCATGGTGCGGAACGGCGGTTCGGCGCAGGGCGCCGTCGCGGCCTGGCGCGCGGCGCATGCGGCTGGCGGCAACAGTACGGATCTGGTGGCCGCAGCGCAGGCCGCGCTGGATTCGGGCGCACGCGGCAACGGCGCGTTGGGTGCATTGCCAGCGTCGACGTCGCTCGTGGTGACGGATCGTCAGGGCGGCGCCGTCGCCTGTGCACTGACGGACGGCAATCTGTTCGGCACCGGTCGCGTGGCCCCGGGAACGGGCGTCGTGATCGGCGCCTCCCCGGCGCATGGCCCGCAGCCGCTGCTGGGCGCGGCCATCGTGCAATCCCGCGGCACATTGCGCGGCGCGCTGGCAAGTTCCGGCCAGAACGATGCAGCCGATGCCCTGGGAGCCGGCACGCAGGCCGTGTTGCAGGACGCAGCCCTTCCCCATGAGGGCAGCGGTCGCCTGAATGCCGCCGTCTGTCGCGGCGGCACATGCATCGGCGAGACTGATCCACGTGGTACCGGGCTCGCCACGGGCGATGACCGCTAG
- a CDS encoding DsbA family protein, producing the protein MSRLFTVRLAGTVLLTALWGGNLTAASAQTSGSFSPDQRRQIVEIMRDALKSDPTILSDAIVALRQGAEQQEQSKALGAVRADKAALQTAPAYAVRGNTNGDLTVVEFLDPRCGYCRSLVPVVDKLLADDPKLRLVEKVVPVLSEKSMLDTQAIFAAARQGGYDKMKRALMQDTATPSVERIRQLASANGLDADRLAKDMHDPDVSTQINTNLAQARAIGLDGTPTFVFGTDSIAPGAMSLQDMQGKIAAARRARG; encoded by the coding sequence ATGTCACGTCTCTTCACCGTTCGGCTTGCCGGCACCGTTCTCCTGACCGCACTCTGGGGAGGCAACCTCACAGCGGCCTCGGCGCAGACCAGCGGCAGCTTTTCGCCGGACCAGCGCCGCCAGATCGTGGAGATCATGCGGGATGCCCTCAAGAGCGACCCCACCATCCTGAGCGATGCGATCGTCGCCCTGCGCCAGGGCGCGGAACAGCAGGAGCAGTCCAAGGCGCTCGGTGCCGTGCGCGCGGACAAGGCAGCCTTGCAGACCGCGCCGGCCTATGCCGTGCGCGGCAACACGAATGGCGATCTCACGGTTGTGGAGTTTCTCGATCCACGATGCGGCTATTGCCGTAGCCTCGTTCCGGTGGTGGACAAGCTGCTGGCCGATGATCCCAAGCTGCGTCTGGTCGAGAAGGTCGTTCCGGTGCTGAGCGAAAAGAGCATGCTGGACACGCAGGCGATCTTCGCCGCCGCCCGGCAGGGCGGATATGACAAGATGAAGCGTGCATTGATGCAGGATACGGCAACGCCCAGCGTCGAGCGTATTCGCCAGCTGGCCAGCGCCAACGGACTGGATGCCGACAGGCTGGCGAAGGACATGCACGATCCCGATGTCTCGACGCAGATCAACACGAATCTGGCGCAGGCTCGTGCCATCGGTCTCGATGGCACACCGACATTCGTGTTCGGCACGGATTCCATCGCGCCGGGCGCCATGAGCCTGCAGGACATGCAGGGCAAGATCGCCGCGGCCCGTCGGGCGCGCGGCTGA
- a CDS encoding glycosyltransferase family 2 protein codes for MPLTACVLFVRNEYSDIAGWVAWHLGLGIDRLIVFDDHSTDGTWDVIQAAAQVGPVDAQRSDMTLPNAHLRRQAAWRAAVDHLRNDVDWIGFLDADEYLDLGEHESAGAFFGQPCFADGEAIAFSGCLFGGNGHALRPRDMAPAAFTRRGDMEVRENRLGKSFVRPAALPTGTIDAHRLDIPDERYRSASGDVPAWDGREMPADWRHGRILRYGCRSVQHTIDRLADMPVTPARWAQQRVERDHNDHADDGATRGLERARPFFETILMRCLDIACMRLAAMGRPPANDAPVPRIDPLPDRDDARDAAEVTRKPWPDGVRVVGIRAATGPTLRLSPDRTVTTGHGDASDLPPVYGVIQGSTPQFVTLFAADEGPVRLSGDSVAPGNPLLRIVNAADEHVGLMTITPPRFVAAPPAGAGDMAADRLVCSGWEHFTLVPTIGPDAVPSLIDLPTPRDPAGLSEAELCVWLGAHASLPSFDDRQRALAMLSPVARHRVQALVPALLFAFL; via the coding sequence ATGCCCCTGACTGCCTGCGTCCTTTTCGTCCGTAACGAATATTCGGATATTGCCGGCTGGGTGGCGTGGCATCTCGGTTTGGGCATCGACCGACTGATCGTCTTCGACGACCATTCGACGGACGGTACATGGGACGTCATTCAGGCCGCCGCGCAGGTCGGACCTGTCGATGCCCAACGCAGCGACATGACGCTGCCCAATGCCCATCTTCGCCGACAGGCCGCCTGGCGCGCCGCCGTCGATCATCTGCGGAACGACGTCGACTGGATCGGTTTCCTGGATGCCGATGAATATCTCGATCTCGGCGAGCATGAGTCAGCAGGGGCGTTCTTCGGTCAGCCCTGTTTCGCCGATGGCGAGGCGATCGCGTTCAGCGGCTGCCTGTTCGGCGGCAACGGCCATGCCTTGCGCCCCCGGGACATGGCACCCGCCGCCTTCACACGGCGTGGCGACATGGAAGTGCGCGAGAACCGTCTCGGCAAAAGTTTCGTGCGCCCGGCGGCCCTACCCACCGGCACCATCGATGCGCATCGTCTTGACATACCCGACGAGCGCTACCGGAGCGCCAGCGGCGATGTCCCCGCCTGGGACGGTCGGGAAATGCCCGCCGACTGGCGGCACGGGCGTATCCTGCGATACGGCTGCCGCAGCGTGCAACACACGATCGACCGGCTGGCGGATATGCCGGTCACACCGGCCCGATGGGCCCAGCAACGTGTTGAACGCGATCACAACGATCATGCCGATGATGGTGCGACGCGCGGGCTGGAGCGCGCGCGACCGTTTTTCGAGACGATCCTCATGCGTTGCCTCGACATCGCCTGCATGCGCCTTGCGGCCATGGGCCGCCCGCCGGCAAACGACGCGCCTGTCCCGCGCATCGATCCTCTCCCCGACCGCGACGACGCGCGGGACGCCGCCGAGGTCACGCGCAAGCCATGGCCCGACGGCGTGCGTGTCGTCGGCATCCGGGCCGCGACCGGCCCGACCCTGCGTCTGAGCCCCGACCGGACGGTCACCACCGGCCACGGCGACGCCTCTGATCTGCCGCCGGTCTATGGGGTGATCCAGGGCTCGACACCACAATTCGTCACGCTCTTCGCGGCCGACGAAGGTCCTGTCCGGCTTTCCGGAGACAGCGTCGCACCCGGCAACCCGTTACTGCGTATCGTCAATGCCGCAGACGAGCATGTCGGCCTGATGACGATCACGCCGCCCCGCTTCGTCGCTGCCCCGCCCGCCGGTGCCGGCGACATGGCCGCCGACCGTCTTGTCTGTTCCGGTTGGGAACATTTCACGCTGGTGCCCACCATCGGGCCGGATGCTGTGCCGTCGCTGATCGATCTGCCGACGCCACGCGATCCGGCCGGACTGAGTGAAGCCGAGCTTTGTGTCTGGCTCGGCGCCCACGCCAGCCTGCCGTCATTCGACGACCGGCAGCGCGCGCTGGCCATGCTGTCGCCTGTCGCCCGGCATCGCGTGCAGGCACTGGTTCCCGCGTTGCTGTTCGCGTTCCTGTAG
- a CDS encoding class I SAM-dependent methyltransferase, whose protein sequence is MLVLLGLASPGLALADDALHQAVSASWRTPAFTQRDTARHPETELRFFGITPHSTVVEIWPGSGYWTEILAPYLHDHGQYIAAMGAPDGTHVESAFATFSPNEQAKFNADPDHFGRIRKSVLAQGHDDIAPPNSADVVLTFRNLHNWMKQGDAPEMIAAAYKALKPGGIFGVEDHRARPDQPQDPQARDGYVRQDYAITLIEKAGFKLVGTSEIDANPKDTTHWPKGVWTLPPTLALGQQDRARYQAIGEGDNFVLKFRKP, encoded by the coding sequence ATGCTGGTTCTTCTCGGACTGGCCTCGCCCGGTCTGGCCCTGGCCGATGATGCGCTGCATCAGGCCGTCAGCGCATCGTGGCGCACCCCGGCCTTCACGCAGCGCGATACCGCCCGTCATCCGGAAACGGAACTGCGCTTCTTCGGCATCACACCTCATTCGACCGTGGTCGAGATCTGGCCGGGCAGTGGCTACTGGACGGAAATCCTCGCGCCCTATCTCCACGATCATGGCCAGTATATCGCTGCGATGGGCGCACCAGACGGCACCCATGTCGAGAGCGCATTCGCAACGTTCAGCCCCAATGAGCAGGCCAAATTCAACGCCGACCCCGATCATTTCGGCCGCATCCGCAAATCGGTGCTGGCTCAGGGGCATGACGACATCGCGCCGCCGAACAGCGCGGACGTGGTGCTGACATTCCGCAATCTGCACAACTGGATGAAACAGGGCGACGCGCCTGAAATGATTGCCGCCGCCTACAAGGCGCTCAAACCCGGCGGCATCTTCGGCGTCGAGGATCACCGTGCCCGCCCGGACCAGCCGCAGGACCCGCAGGCCAGGGACGGCTACGTCCGGCAGGACTACGCGATCACCCTGATCGAGAAAGCCGGTTTCAAGCTGGTGGGAACATCCGAAATCGACGCCAATCCGAAGGATACGACGCATTGGCCGAAAGGTGTCTGGACCCTGCCGCCGACGCTTGCGCTGGGTCAGCAGGACCGCGCCCGCTATCAGGCGATCGGCGAAGGCGATAATTTCGTGCTGAAGTTCCGCAAGCCGTAA
- a CDS encoding DUF4174 domain-containing protein: MQRLVLVAIIAILFVVTRGCASGTLHDYQWHDRLLLVFASEENAALKEQARLVQADPDGLADRDMVVIAIIGERAAQFWRGTPHQISPAMVRNEYGVSRDTPFALRVIGKDGGTKWRSSKPTPLDEIYGIIDAMPMRRAGEH, from the coding sequence ATGCAACGTCTGGTGCTGGTCGCGATCATCGCAATCCTGTTCGTCGTTACGCGCGGCTGTGCCAGCGGCACGTTACATGATTATCAGTGGCACGATCGCCTCCTCCTCGTATTTGCCAGTGAGGAGAATGCCGCCCTGAAGGAGCAGGCACGTCTCGTGCAGGCCGATCCGGATGGACTGGCCGACCGGGACATGGTCGTCATCGCCATCATCGGCGAGCGCGCCGCGCAGTTCTGGCGCGGGACGCCGCATCAGATCAGCCCCGCCATGGTGCGGAACGAATATGGTGTCTCCCGTGACACGCCGTTTGCCCTGCGGGTGATCGGCAAGGATGGCGGCACGAAATGGCGCAGCAGCAAGCCGACGCCACTCGACGAAATCTATGGCATCATCGATGCCATGCCGATGCGCCGCGCCGGCGAACACTGA
- a CDS encoding MFS transporter, with translation MTDNSRQTASPRSDASASDLTALRPYWRITLAAFMGWFLDAFDQTALLLTLPDIAKSFGCTLGAMGTVIFIQSLGRALGNTGWGWLADRYGRRLAFMIGVLWFGIFSGLSGLAWSLTAMMVIQFMFGIGFGGEWTASAALLMETVPARSRPMASALMMAGYEMGFLAAAAVQAVVLPHYSWRLLFFIGLAPALLAIFVRWGVQESPVWRKNQALRAERGRPPRARFRLDLAAIQAIALMSFLEFQKAAIYSFYPTILRSVHHLSPAMVFWPIGLFCIGSLLGKLACGWMAGRFGDLPVMLGTLAVVIVTIYPFLSATLYGVMLASALVMGMAASGIFALVPHYLAKRFPSETRSFGMGLGYAIGSIGQGLAGQLIPIFGRGPSLPISAEGFVLASSVVVGGIALAEPDELPGEHMETDPA, from the coding sequence ATGACGGACAACTCCCGCCAAACGGCCTCGCCGCGTTCCGACGCGTCTGCCAGCGACCTTACCGCCCTGCGCCCCTACTGGCGCATCACGCTGGCGGCTTTCATGGGCTGGTTTCTCGACGCCTTCGACCAGACCGCCCTGCTTCTGACCCTGCCGGACATCGCCAAAAGCTTCGGCTGCACGCTTGGTGCCATGGGCACCGTCATCTTCATACAGAGTCTCGGTCGCGCGCTCGGCAATACCGGCTGGGGGTGGCTGGCGGACCGCTACGGCCGGCGGCTGGCCTTCATGATCGGCGTCCTGTGGTTCGGCATCTTCTCAGGCCTGTCCGGCTTGGCCTGGAGCCTGACGGCGATGATGGTCATCCAGTTCATGTTCGGCATCGGCTTCGGTGGCGAATGGACCGCCTCGGCGGCACTGCTGATGGAGACCGTGCCGGCACGAAGCCGCCCCATGGCCTCCGCGTTGATGATGGCGGGTTACGAAATGGGCTTCCTTGCCGCCGCCGCCGTGCAGGCCGTCGTGCTGCCGCATTATTCATGGCGGCTGCTGTTCTTCATCGGGCTGGCCCCCGCCCTGTTGGCCATCTTCGTCCGGTGGGGCGTGCAGGAAAGTCCCGTCTGGCGCAAAAACCAGGCCTTGCGGGCCGAAAGAGGTCGACCGCCGCGCGCACGCTTCCGGCTGGATCTCGCGGCCATTCAGGCCATCGCCCTGATGTCCTTCCTCGAATTCCAGAAAGCCGCCATCTACAGCTTCTACCCGACAATCCTGCGCAGCGTGCATCATCTCTCCCCCGCCATGGTCTTCTGGCCGATCGGATTGTTCTGCATCGGTTCGCTGCTCGGCAAACTCGCCTGCGGCTGGATGGCCGGACGCTTCGGCGATTTGCCCGTCATGCTGGGCACGCTGGCCGTGGTCATCGTCACAATCTACCCCTTCCTCAGCGCAACGCTCTACGGCGTCATGCTGGCATCCGCGCTGGTCATGGGCATGGCGGCCTCCGGCATCTTCGCGCTCGTGCCGCATTATCTGGCCAAGCGCTTTCCTTCCGAGACGCGCAGTTTCGGCATGGGGCTGGGCTACGCTATCGGTTCGATCGGCCAGGGACTGGCAGGGCAACTCATCCCGATCTTCGGCCGTGGGCCGAGCCTGCCGATCTCGGCGGAAGGCTTCGTGCTCGCTTCCAGCGTCGTCGTCGGCGGCATCGCCCTTGCCGAACCCGACGAACTGCCGGGCGAACACATGGAGACCGACCCGGCCTGA
- a CDS encoding EAL domain-containing protein, with amino-acid sequence MHHASSDMSVPDSSEWLREAVAQDDPEILRDSFATTLRRRRARQRPKAPVLQWVPRWRLQAARPPVLVGGEATGAAACPTLVSQASAGARRRRASRNPWERDAEILHQACREAAVWAEPWRLMVTPGHVSWPDAEFLERLNDVVATTGMALDRLDIAVQEETLARDDPHLVYSLAILRDRGVGIWLTRFGHEVSSLTLLRDCAGSGLLNGVRLDARLLTQAPAYVPADGAVDATAALDRTTTGFFEGVLSAVQALGLSVQLTDVDDEAALRFAMRVGCAEVSGTHCAFPGSGAMAPTPLRADLPPLAG; translated from the coding sequence ATGCATCATGCCTCTTCCGATATGTCGGTGCCGGACAGTTCCGAATGGTTGCGGGAAGCCGTTGCGCAGGACGATCCGGAGATTCTGCGGGATTCGTTCGCCACCACGCTGCGCCGCCGCCGTGCACGTCAGCGCCCGAAAGCGCCCGTGTTGCAGTGGGTTCCCCGTTGGCGCTTGCAGGCGGCCCGACCGCCCGTGCTTGTCGGCGGCGAAGCGACGGGTGCCGCCGCATGTCCGACGCTCGTTTCGCAGGCGTCGGCAGGAGCCCGCCGCAGGAGAGCCAGCCGGAACCCTTGGGAACGCGATGCGGAAATCCTGCATCAGGCGTGCCGGGAGGCAGCGGTCTGGGCCGAACCATGGCGCCTGATGGTGACGCCGGGTCATGTGTCTTGGCCCGATGCGGAATTTCTGGAGCGGTTGAATGATGTCGTCGCGACCACCGGCATGGCGCTGGACCGGCTCGATATTGCCGTGCAGGAGGAGACGCTGGCGCGGGACGACCCGCATCTGGTTTACAGTCTGGCGATCCTGCGCGATCGGGGCGTCGGTATCTGGCTGACCCGTTTTGGGCATGAGGTGTCGAGCCTGACCCTCCTGCGCGATTGCGCGGGTAGCGGGTTGCTGAATGGCGTGCGTCTGGATGCGCGGCTGCTGACCCAGGCACCGGCTTATGTGCCGGCTGACGGGGCTGTCGATGCCACAGCCGCGCTGGACAGGACGACGACCGGTTTTTTCGAGGGCGTCCTGTCGGCGGTCCAGGCGCTTGGGTTGAGTGTGCAGTTGACGGACGTCGACGACGAGGCGGCGCTGCGCTTCGCCATGCGCGTTGGGTGCGCCGAGGTATCGGGAACACATTGTGCGTTTCCCGGCAGCGGGGCGATGGCCCCAACGCCCCTGAGGGCGGACCTGCCGCCCCTTGCCGGTTAG
- the hemA gene encoding 5-aminolevulinate synthase, whose translation MTGAATTYDDYFQRALDGLKADGSYRHFAELERQAGRFPKAYHHGMGREVTVWCSNDYLGMGQHPSVLSAMHASLDHSGAGAGGTRNISGTNHEHVELERELADLHGKEAALLFNSGYLSNWATLGTIAARMKDCVVLSDAANHASMIEGIRHSRAEKQIFRHNDVADLEARLKALPRDVPKIIAFESVYSMDGDIAPIEEICDLADRYGAMTYLDEVHAVGLYGHQGGGVAEQRGLSHRLSVIEGTLGKGFGVVGGYIAGSAALCDFVRSFASGFIFSTALPPMIAAGALASIRHLRGSQDERERHQARVAYLRAALDRAGIPHMDNPSHIVPVMVGDATRCRALSDLLLSRFGHYIQPINYPTVARGTERLRITPGPLHSTADIDDLVAALAALWQEQGMAAAA comes from the coding sequence ATGACCGGCGCAGCCACGACATATGACGATTATTTCCAGCGTGCGCTGGATGGCCTGAAGGCAGACGGCAGCTATCGGCATTTCGCCGAACTGGAGCGTCAGGCCGGGCGTTTTCCCAAGGCCTATCATCATGGCATGGGCCGCGAGGTCACGGTCTGGTGTTCCAACGACTATCTGGGCATGGGGCAGCACCCGTCGGTCCTGTCCGCCATGCATGCCAGTCTGGATCATAGCGGCGCGGGCGCGGGCGGCACGCGCAACATCTCCGGCACCAATCACGAACATGTCGAACTTGAACGCGAACTGGCCGACCTGCACGGCAAGGAAGCGGCCCTGCTGTTCAATTCCGGCTATCTGTCGAACTGGGCGACGCTCGGCACCATCGCCGCGCGCATGAAGGACTGTGTCGTTCTTTCAGACGCCGCCAATCATGCTTCCATGATCGAGGGCATTCGCCATTCGCGGGCGGAGAAGCAGATTTTCCGGCACAATGACGTTGCGGATCTGGAAGCGCGGTTGAAGGCGCTGCCGCGTGATGTGCCGAAGATCATCGCCTTCGAGTCCGTCTACTCCATGGACGGCGATATCGCCCCGATCGAGGAAATCTGCGATCTGGCCGATCGTTACGGCGCGATGACCTACCTGGATGAGGTTCATGCCGTCGGTCTTTACGGCCATCAGGGCGGCGGCGTTGCGGAGCAGCGTGGGCTCTCGCATCGTCTGTCGGTCATCGAGGGAACCCTCGGCAAGGGGTTTGGTGTTGTCGGCGGTTATATCGCGGGGTCGGCGGCGCTGTGCGATTTCGTGCGGTCGTTCGCATCCGGCTTCATTTTCTCCACGGCATTGCCGCCGATGATCGCAGCGGGAGCGCTGGCCAGCATCCGCCATCTTCGTGGCAGCCAGGATGAGCGCGAGCGGCATCAGGCACGCGTGGCCTATCTGCGCGCCGCCCTGGATCGTGCCGGAATTCCGCATATGGACAATCCGTCGCATATCGTGCCGGTCATGGTCGGTGACGCCACGCGATGCCGGGCGCTGTCCGATCTGCTTCTGTCGCGGTTCGGGCATTATATCCAGCCGATCAACTATCCCACCGTCGCGCGCGGCACCGAGCGGCTGCGCATCACGCCGGGCCCGCTGCACAGCACGGCGGATATCGATGATCTGGTCGCGGCACTTGCCGCGCTCTGGCAAGAGCAGGGGATGGCCGCCGCTGCCTGA